A genomic region of Coraliomargarita sinensis contains the following coding sequences:
- a CDS encoding SDR family NAD(P)-dependent oxidoreductase, which yields MPTDVNRQDFSTLVITGGSSGIGQAILEYFLQAFPNAQAINLSRSEPSIQGGAGRLQHIPVDLTDAAALEEAAGNVIDSLHKRPGHVLLVNNSGVGKHCRFQECDHKSVLDTIDLNVRASLHLTGRLLPSLLEHGGCIVNVASTSAFQPTPWMATYGATKSFLLNWTLALNEELRGTSVRTLALCPGATDTEFIPKAGFTRPVRSFWAISTTEDVVDALFRGMERDRPLIVPGGVNRMLACAATLGSKALATYVAGWLIGRSKT from the coding sequence ATGCCCACGGATGTCAATCGTCAGGATTTTTCGACGCTCGTCATCACGGGTGGTTCCTCCGGCATCGGGCAGGCTATACTTGAATATTTTTTGCAGGCGTTTCCGAACGCGCAGGCCATCAATCTCTCGCGATCCGAGCCATCGATTCAGGGCGGTGCCGGGCGCTTGCAGCATATCCCGGTTGATTTAACAGATGCGGCAGCGCTGGAAGAAGCAGCTGGTAATGTCATCGACTCCCTCCACAAGCGTCCGGGACATGTCCTGTTGGTGAACAACAGTGGCGTCGGGAAACATTGCCGCTTCCAGGAGTGCGACCACAAGTCTGTTCTGGACACAATCGATCTGAATGTTCGGGCCAGCCTGCACCTGACCGGGCGATTACTGCCTAGCCTCCTCGAACACGGCGGCTGCATTGTCAACGTCGCCTCGACGAGCGCGTTTCAACCCACCCCCTGGATGGCCACCTACGGCGCGACGAAGTCCTTCCTGCTCAACTGGACGCTCGCCCTGAACGAGGAACTACGCGGTACCTCCGTGCGAACGCTCGCCCTATGCCCCGGTGCGACCGATACCGAATTTATTCCCAAGGCGGGATTCACCCGGCCCGTACGTTCGTTTTGGGCCATCTCCACAACGGAAGATGTGGTTGATGCCCTCTTCAGAGGCATGGAGCGGGACCGGCCCCTCATTGTGCCGGGTGGGGTGAATCGAATGCTCGCCTGTGCGGCCACATTGGGCTCGAAAGCATTGGCCACGTATGTTGCGGGTTGGCTGATCGGGCGCTCGAAAACTTAG
- a CDS encoding type II secretion system F family protein, protein MALFDYKARNRDGVVVSGQIEGPERRTAMRRLQADGLSPVTLKEVSGKSPSPLSKLSEKLKTLNGNPKKETADPSRSGGAKREHIGLAVMKRLLELHGSGLPAGDSIRILSQRLSEKEQKALATSLWRDLSEGATLAGAMARQPKYFSGSVSYVVEAGEATGNLAPILRKIVEHLEEKQAIRKRMLASMAYPAFICTVAIAVVILFITVLLPQIQGMLDRLGGEMTWSARLLIDGSALLTKGGPVIVIALVLAGVALQQWRRSDAGRKQTDRWLLRTPLLGKIFYYSDLFQSGSLVSTLLESGINTTETLQLTERTIANLELRERFRTARGEVNEGLSIAQAFRRNHFMPDIAVDILTVGEDTGNLGQSMNEVTRGFRDELTKRLGALTNIVSTGALAFAFILVALIALGIVTSVFQVSQTL, encoded by the coding sequence ATGGCATTATTTGACTACAAAGCGCGGAACCGGGACGGCGTCGTTGTCAGTGGTCAAATTGAAGGCCCCGAGCGCAGGACGGCGATGCGTCGGCTACAGGCGGATGGACTCAGCCCGGTGACCTTGAAGGAAGTCAGCGGCAAATCCCCCTCTCCCCTCTCCAAATTGAGTGAGAAGTTAAAAACCCTGAACGGGAATCCGAAAAAGGAAACTGCCGACCCCTCCAGATCCGGAGGTGCTAAACGCGAACATATTGGGCTGGCAGTCATGAAGCGGCTCCTTGAGCTGCATGGCTCCGGACTGCCGGCTGGTGATTCCATTCGTATTCTCAGCCAGCGCCTGAGTGAAAAGGAGCAGAAAGCGCTGGCCACCTCACTCTGGCGGGATTTGAGCGAAGGTGCCACCCTCGCCGGAGCCATGGCCCGCCAACCGAAATATTTTTCCGGCTCGGTGAGTTATGTGGTCGAAGCAGGCGAAGCGACGGGGAACCTTGCCCCGATTCTCCGAAAAATCGTCGAGCACCTGGAAGAGAAACAAGCCATCCGTAAGAGGATGCTGGCCAGTATGGCCTACCCCGCCTTTATCTGCACGGTCGCGATTGCGGTGGTGATCCTTTTTATCACTGTTCTGCTACCGCAAATTCAAGGGATGCTCGACCGCCTGGGCGGAGAAATGACCTGGAGCGCACGTCTGCTCATCGACGGCTCCGCCTTACTGACAAAGGGCGGCCCGGTGATCGTCATCGCACTTGTGCTCGCCGGGGTTGCTTTGCAGCAGTGGCGGCGGAGCGATGCCGGCCGCAAGCAAACCGACAGGTGGCTCCTGCGTACGCCTCTGTTGGGAAAGATCTTTTATTATTCCGACCTTTTCCAATCGGGCAGTTTGGTCAGCACGCTTTTGGAAAGCGGGATCAATACGACCGAAACTCTCCAACTGACGGAGCGAACGATCGCCAACCTTGAGTTGCGTGAGCGCTTCCGGACCGCACGCGGGGAAGTCAACGAGGGGCTTTCCATTGCACAGGCCTTCCGCCGAAACCATTTCATGCCCGATATCGCGGTGGATATCCTGACCGTCGGTGAAGACACGGGGAATCTCGGCCAAAGCATGAACGAAGTCACCCGTGGATTCCGGGACGAACTGACCAAGCGCCTCGGGGCACTGACCAATATTGTTTCCACCGGGGCACTCGCTTTCGCCTTTATCCTGGTTGCCCTGATCGCGCTGGGAATCGTCACCAGCGTGTTTCAGGTCAGCCAGACTTTGTAG
- the trmB gene encoding tRNA (guanosine(46)-N7)-methyltransferase TrmB, which translates to MEISESHARELARQAERKAELREALERELAGVEEILFEAGCGHGHWLTSYAEEHPHLQCVGIDLISWRIRKCLNKRDKRELQNLHFYKAELNEFLEVLPDAIRFQCTVLLFPDPWPKARHHRRRMVQPAFLDEVAKRTDRGGQFCFRSDDRPYYDWTIEHLEAHPDWQIDAEAQWPHENDTYFQDMMDEYHSVIARRV; encoded by the coding sequence ATGGAAATTTCTGAAAGTCATGCCCGTGAGCTTGCCAGACAAGCCGAGCGTAAGGCCGAGCTGCGTGAAGCTTTGGAGCGAGAGCTCGCCGGGGTGGAGGAGATCCTCTTTGAGGCAGGTTGCGGGCATGGCCATTGGCTGACCAGTTATGCAGAGGAGCATCCGCACTTACAGTGCGTCGGAATTGACCTGATCTCCTGGCGCATCCGCAAATGTTTAAACAAGCGCGACAAGCGCGAGCTGCAGAACCTGCACTTTTACAAAGCCGAGCTGAACGAGTTTCTGGAAGTCTTGCCGGATGCCATTCGTTTCCAGTGTACCGTCCTGCTCTTTCCGGATCCCTGGCCCAAGGCCCGGCATCACCGCCGCCGCATGGTGCAGCCTGCATTTCTCGATGAAGTGGCCAAGCGGACGGACAGGGGAGGGCAGTTCTGTTTCCGCTCTGACGACCGGCCCTACTACGACTGGACCATCGAACATCTGGAAGCACATCCGGACTGGCAGATCGATGCTGAGGCCCAATGGCCCCACGAAAATGATACTTATTTTCAGGACATGATGGACGAATACCACTCCGTGATCGCGCGTCGGGTCTGA
- the atpB gene encoding F0F1 ATP synthase subunit A: protein MNKLLPTVFVLLASATALNAAGGEVSSHAYQLHEIMGMPITNSMLTTWVIALALILAVRLAVGTPQLIPTKGQAVFESVYSGLESVMEPIVGSKLINKVLPLLICLFLFILINNWSGLLPGVGAFGFKDAEGNLNYFFRPANSDLNTTIALAAIAMLGWLYFVLRYAGIKLLAHDLFGNKAEKDSTPLPLYFFLSLVFLLVGLIEVVSIGIRPLTLSMRLFGNILGGETLLAKIIDMLPWYVPGALPFYLLETLVGLIQALVFTLLTAVYIGLICNHEEEH, encoded by the coding sequence GTGAACAAGCTTCTACCAACAGTTTTTGTCCTTCTCGCAAGCGCCACGGCACTCAATGCCGCAGGGGGCGAGGTCAGTTCGCATGCGTACCAGTTGCATGAGATCATGGGTATGCCGATCACGAACTCCATGCTGACGACTTGGGTGATCGCGCTCGCACTTATTTTAGCAGTCCGTCTGGCTGTGGGTACGCCGCAGTTGATCCCAACGAAGGGACAAGCAGTATTTGAGAGCGTCTATTCGGGTCTGGAGTCGGTCATGGAGCCGATTGTGGGCAGTAAGCTGATCAACAAAGTGCTGCCGTTGTTAATTTGTCTGTTTCTCTTCATCCTGATCAACAACTGGTCTGGCTTGCTTCCGGGCGTTGGAGCTTTCGGCTTCAAAGATGCTGAAGGTAATCTGAATTACTTTTTCCGCCCGGCCAATTCCGACCTGAATACGACAATTGCATTGGCGGCGATAGCGATGCTCGGCTGGCTTTATTTCGTGCTGCGGTATGCCGGCATCAAGCTTCTCGCGCACGATCTCTTCGGGAATAAGGCGGAGAAGGATTCTACGCCACTGCCACTGTATTTTTTCCTTAGCCTTGTGTTCCTCCTGGTCGGTTTGATTGAGGTGGTTTCAATCGGCATTCGGCCGCTGACGCTGTCGATGCGACTGTTCGGTAACATTCTCGGTGGCGAAACCCTACTGGCTAAAATCATCGATATGCTTCCCTGGTATGTTCCGGGAGCGCTTCCTTTTTATCTGTTGGAGACTTTGGTCGGCTTGATCCAAGCCCTGGTCTTCACTC
- a CDS encoding argininosuccinate synthase, producing MKIVLAYSGGLDTSVLVSWLKEHYSAEIITFAADVGQEEELDGLPEKAKATGASAHYTVDLVEEFARDFIYPMMRANAIYEGQYFLGTSIARPLIGKAHVEIAEKEGADAVAHGATGKGNDQVRFELAYAALAPKLEIISPWRMQVFRDAFPGRTEMINYCREHGIDVEASASKPYSMDRNLLHISYEAGILEDPWFDPTTDDNKAMYKLTAAPEDAPDEAEYVELDFEQGDCVAVNGTAMNPAQVMKHLNKLAGKHGVGRVDIIENRFVGMKSRGVYETPGGTILMHAHRNMETLTMDRELMHLRDGLIPRYAQLVYNGFWYAPEREALQALIDDSQKTVTGTVRLKLYKGNITTVGRKSPLSLYDENIASMEGVASDYNPDDASGFIRLNALRLRRRALAQGGPEIASESQLKKS from the coding sequence ATGAAAATTGTTCTCGCATATTCAGGGGGGCTCGACACCTCCGTTCTCGTAAGCTGGCTCAAAGAGCACTATTCCGCCGAAATTATAACCTTCGCCGCCGACGTCGGACAAGAGGAAGAGCTGGATGGTCTGCCGGAAAAAGCGAAAGCGACCGGTGCCAGTGCCCACTACACGGTCGATTTGGTCGAGGAATTTGCCCGCGATTTCATTTACCCCATGATGCGTGCCAACGCGATTTATGAGGGGCAATATTTCCTCGGCACATCGATTGCCCGCCCTTTGATTGGTAAAGCGCATGTCGAGATTGCGGAGAAAGAGGGTGCCGATGCCGTCGCTCATGGCGCTACGGGCAAAGGCAACGACCAGGTCCGCTTCGAGCTGGCCTATGCTGCGCTGGCTCCGAAATTAGAGATCATTTCCCCCTGGCGTATGCAGGTGTTCCGGGACGCCTTTCCGGGGCGTACGGAAATGATCAACTATTGTCGCGAGCACGGTATCGATGTGGAGGCCAGCGCTTCCAAGCCCTACTCGATGGACCGCAATCTTCTGCATATTTCCTATGAGGCCGGAATCCTGGAAGACCCCTGGTTCGATCCGACCACGGATGACAACAAGGCGATGTACAAGCTGACCGCGGCGCCGGAAGATGCGCCCGACGAGGCGGAATATGTGGAGCTCGATTTCGAGCAGGGCGATTGTGTCGCCGTCAACGGCACGGCGATGAATCCGGCCCAGGTGATGAAGCACCTCAACAAACTGGCCGGAAAGCATGGCGTGGGCCGTGTCGATATCATCGAAAACCGTTTTGTTGGTATGAAAAGCCGCGGTGTCTACGAGACCCCGGGCGGGACCATTCTCATGCATGCGCATCGCAATATGGAAACACTTACCATGGACCGGGAGCTCATGCATTTGCGTGACGGGCTCATCCCGCGCTATGCCCAGTTGGTCTATAACGGCTTCTGGTACGCACCGGAGCGGGAAGCTCTGCAGGCCCTGATCGACGATTCACAAAAGACGGTGACCGGCACAGTTCGCCTGAAACTATACAAGGGCAATATCACCACAGTCGGGCGCAAGTCGCCGCTCTCCCTTTACGATGAAAATATCGCTTCCATGGAAGGGGTTGCCAGCGACTACAACCCCGATGATGCCAGCGGCTTCATTCGCCTGAACGCCCTTCGTCTCCGCCGCCGCGCCCTGGCACAGGGCGGCCCGGAGATCGCCTCCGAAAGTCAGCTTAAGAAAAGCTGA
- a CDS encoding 3-oxoacyl-ACP synthase III family protein encodes MNTAKELKEYYHFQRMQQFEQPRSRVGEIGVHIPERVVDNAEMANLVKGPDRLKRSLPDIIARTTGNHNRVYAAEGTVPSDLAVAAIFDLVKRASLDINTVDTLIFASTDMDMMEPATANIVQERLGLKCVNSFDVSNACNSFLQAMNIGNSLIATGAARRVLICSGELGSVVCNREVADVKELRTKMGGLTLGDAGAALLLEPADNGIGLTEINLMTYGEHWRLCHVPEKEEWRQNGGAINPWFYLDMPALAKIARRYSLRYFQDYERIRRDHFGEKDFAASLDFFVPHQISRKLIEEVCLQDMKMPTDKVVITADIYGNTASTAIPLAMRRIMDKGELLLGSGAECFLYGAASGFGMGHIRLRF; translated from the coding sequence TTGAATACAGCAAAAGAGCTTAAAGAGTACTATCACTTCCAAAGGATGCAGCAGTTTGAGCAGCCGCGTTCCCGGGTGGGTGAGATCGGGGTGCACATTCCGGAACGAGTGGTGGATAACGCTGAAATGGCGAATCTGGTCAAGGGCCCGGATCGTTTAAAGCGCAGCCTGCCCGATATTATAGCCCGGACAACCGGAAATCACAATCGGGTTTATGCGGCGGAAGGCACCGTTCCTTCGGACCTGGCAGTCGCAGCAATCTTCGACCTGGTGAAGCGTGCGAGTCTGGATATTAACACCGTGGACACCCTGATTTTCGCGAGTACGGATATGGACATGATGGAGCCGGCCACTGCGAACATCGTTCAGGAGCGGCTCGGCTTGAAGTGCGTCAACTCCTTTGATGTCTCCAATGCCTGTAATTCCTTTTTGCAGGCCATGAATATCGGCAACAGCCTTATTGCCACCGGAGCCGCCCGGCGTGTTCTGATTTGCAGCGGAGAGCTGGGCAGTGTGGTTTGCAACCGGGAGGTCGCGGACGTCAAAGAATTACGCACCAAAATGGGAGGGCTGACTTTGGGCGACGCCGGGGCGGCGCTTTTGCTTGAGCCTGCAGATAACGGGATCGGCCTGACGGAAATTAATTTGATGACATACGGGGAGCACTGGCGGCTGTGCCACGTTCCGGAAAAGGAAGAGTGGCGCCAGAACGGCGGGGCGATCAATCCGTGGTTTTACCTCGATATGCCAGCCCTGGCCAAGATCGCCCGACGTTACAGCCTGAGGTATTTTCAGGATTATGAGCGCATCCGGCGCGACCATTTTGGGGAGAAGGACTTTGCGGCATCGTTGGACTTTTTTGTGCCCCACCAAATCTCGCGAAAGTTAATCGAAGAGGTCTGCCTTCAGGACATGAAGATGCCGACGGATAAAGTTGTCATCACCGCGGATATTTACGGCAATACGGCCAGCACTGCGATCCCACTGGCCATGCGCCGAATTATGGATAAGGGTGAGCTCCTGCTGGGGTCCGGGGCGGAATGCTTCCTCTACGGCGCAGCCAGTGGATTCGGAATGGGGCATATCCGGCTGCGTTTCTAG
- a CDS encoding thrombospondin type 3 repeat-containing protein — translation MNATTFFKVSVAAFFTALVVQAADPHASFQSEVIAKAQPDECFYNLYDPEVPGSGENVYEKGGIDCQACITAGGVPKINQSYVWGMTRKDNYLWFGTGPNVNRLVSSVYLGASIASISSSIDRGIDFSVVEYADSKFARDGLYDGATYKGPPVDGSIGDWRPPDAYRYNLDTDALENLYALMDPAEQDLIWRTLGLRSAGYTASNATHTSGLVFLAGPSTTATTQGGDGIIMFAFDAATGDCVGAQSFPAYSNIRKWKFFDGQVYTAVATQTGTGEVLRWINNPGHSDYPFAFVKVGNLDAGGAELEIHDDGDGPRLFVNTWPGVEGNLDLGGDIDAILDLINAPAGLWRSPLIPAGGLTGSHSGNWNKVWSVTEYEPDLVVALHYGGGAMASYDGYLHWGTMHVPLTAYVAHSIGYGTPTPVIPRPDPYPEDPEDPARVAYEADLERFEAEQEEDFRNSYRAISIWRGKDFTNTSGDIELLYGSSEMPVRMERTAFTGTARGSLSLLNWGAFFEDNVGALRFVEDGQEVPSGLLGWTTVEMEDGGDWEVTPNTSGYVPLYGPEGIEPDSFFGGLVTFPYNNYTWTMQVFDGKLYIGTMDWDDIPSPDEADGAHLYCLPSSTEPAVTITRRGMENWSSYGIRTIEADESRGELYLGMANVNNLLSKKVGDPEDGGWEIQRVKLRYTDDDLDELDDGWEISNFGSIGSTDNPTGNTDGDPLSDYEEWLAGTDPNDTNSFFFAVPENAATEGLQQIEWPSVGGSPIRYYTVWETTSLTGTWSPVATYAGTGATMSHEYDPSLSDAKFFKVEVNLDAPAP, via the coding sequence ATGAATGCGACCACCTTTTTTAAAGTATCCGTAGCTGCGTTTTTCACGGCGCTGGTCGTGCAAGCAGCCGACCCTCACGCCAGCTTTCAATCAGAAGTCATCGCCAAAGCGCAACCTGACGAATGCTTCTACAATTTATACGATCCGGAGGTCCCCGGAAGCGGTGAAAATGTTTATGAGAAAGGCGGAATCGACTGTCAGGCTTGTATAACCGCTGGCGGGGTGCCCAAGATTAATCAGAGCTACGTTTGGGGCATGACGCGAAAGGACAACTATCTCTGGTTCGGCACGGGCCCGAACGTCAACCGTCTCGTCAGCAGCGTCTATTTAGGTGCCAGTATTGCCAGTATCTCAAGCAGTATCGACCGGGGCATCGATTTTAGCGTGGTCGAATACGCAGACAGTAAGTTTGCCCGCGACGGGCTCTATGATGGCGCAACCTACAAGGGACCACCTGTTGACGGTTCGATCGGCGACTGGCGACCACCGGATGCTTATCGTTACAACCTCGATACTGATGCGCTGGAGAATCTCTACGCACTCATGGATCCGGCAGAACAGGACTTGATCTGGCGCACGCTGGGACTGCGCTCGGCTGGCTACACCGCATCGAATGCGACCCATACCAGTGGCCTCGTCTTTCTCGCCGGGCCCAGCACGACTGCAACGACGCAAGGTGGCGACGGTATCATCATGTTCGCATTCGATGCCGCAACCGGGGACTGCGTGGGAGCCCAAAGCTTCCCTGCCTACTCCAACATCCGTAAATGGAAGTTCTTCGATGGTCAGGTCTATACCGCGGTAGCTACGCAGACCGGCACCGGCGAAGTCCTTCGTTGGATCAACAACCCCGGTCATTCGGATTATCCCTTTGCCTTTGTCAAGGTCGGTAACCTGGATGCAGGCGGTGCCGAGCTCGAAATTCACGACGACGGCGACGGCCCCCGTCTCTTTGTCAACACTTGGCCCGGGGTTGAAGGAAACCTGGATCTCGGCGGTGATATCGATGCCATCCTCGATTTGATCAATGCCCCGGCCGGGCTCTGGCGGAGTCCGCTCATACCAGCTGGCGGCCTCACCGGTTCGCATTCCGGGAACTGGAATAAAGTCTGGAGCGTAACGGAATACGAACCTGACCTGGTGGTGGCCCTGCACTACGGTGGCGGTGCCATGGCCTCTTACGACGGCTATCTTCACTGGGGCACCATGCATGTGCCTTTGACTGCCTATGTCGCTCACAGCATTGGCTACGGAACTCCCACGCCAGTCATCCCCAGACCAGACCCCTATCCCGAAGATCCTGAAGATCCCGCGAGAGTTGCCTATGAGGCCGATCTCGAACGCTTCGAAGCTGAACAGGAAGAGGACTTTAGAAACTCCTACCGTGCGATTTCCATCTGGCGTGGCAAGGACTTCACAAACACATCGGGAGATATCGAACTACTTTACGGCTCTTCTGAAATGCCAGTGCGAATGGAGCGGACCGCCTTCACCGGAACAGCTCGCGGCTCTTTATCACTCCTCAATTGGGGGGCATTCTTTGAAGACAATGTGGGCGCACTTCGTTTTGTCGAGGATGGCCAAGAGGTGCCGTCAGGGCTATTGGGCTGGACGACCGTCGAGATGGAAGACGGCGGCGACTGGGAAGTCACTCCCAACACCTCCGGATACGTGCCACTCTATGGCCCCGAGGGCATTGAGCCGGACTCCTTTTTCGGCGGTCTGGTCACCTTTCCCTACAATAATTACACTTGGACTATGCAGGTTTTTGACGGAAAACTCTACATCGGCACCATGGATTGGGATGACATCCCCTCGCCCGATGAGGCTGACGGAGCACACCTCTATTGCCTTCCCTCGTCGACGGAGCCGGCAGTAACCATCACTCGTCGCGGGATGGAAAACTGGTCCAGCTACGGGATACGCACGATCGAAGCGGACGAATCACGGGGCGAGCTCTATCTAGGTATGGCCAACGTCAACAACTTGCTAAGCAAGAAAGTCGGTGACCCTGAAGACGGTGGATGGGAGATTCAGCGGGTGAAGCTGCGCTACACGGACGACGACCTCGATGAACTCGACGACGGCTGGGAGATTTCCAATTTCGGCTCGATCGGGTCGACCGATAACCCTACGGGCAACACGGACGGTGATCCACTGAGCGACTACGAAGAGTGGCTGGCTGGCACCGACCCGAACGACACCAACAGCTTCTTCTTTGCGGTGCCGGAGAATGCAGCGACCGAGGGACTCCAGCAAATTGAGTGGCCCAGTGTCGGGGGCAGCCCGATCCGCTACTACACGGTATGGGAGACGACCTCACTTACTGGCACATGGAGCCCGGTGGCCACTTATGCAGGCACTGGCGCCACCATGTCTCACGAATACGACCCTTCGCTAAGCGATGCAAAATTCTTCAAGGTCGAGGTCAACCTCGACGCCCCGGCTCCCTAG
- a CDS encoding sulfotransferase family protein gives MEHRKKQVGVEGLNVSYSNWFAKHFLRSTFENQWVIPEPLPRAVASFLRWYEKRCMRIDLTDIPIDKPIFIISLPRCGSSMLQDILCTHPKLAYTTNIMDICRSAPCAADHLRRKFGLNISGERFLKDSVIVDGGTPADPVATWADLFGEDYFEISDRQPDIDHLNTERREAIKTTIRQAIWCHGSAGRRFFCKTPMLLPYLGVLNALFPDAKFIHLIRDPRQGANSMRKVYRISNERLKEIRSRQGRPLPEEPFIPYPRLPRIKEYLERYGADDIRTTASLWNEAIDVVDRYRPDVRHLLEVRYEDILENPAGKMAELFAFCELEAPAKDNLAYQEKLQGIGVVHHKNRYQDFGTITEICREKMLRYSYRPD, from the coding sequence ATGGAGCACCGGAAAAAGCAAGTAGGCGTTGAAGGATTGAACGTCAGTTATTCCAACTGGTTTGCGAAACACTTCCTGCGCTCCACTTTCGAAAACCAGTGGGTCATCCCGGAACCGCTGCCCAGGGCCGTGGCGTCTTTTCTTCGCTGGTACGAAAAGCGGTGCATGCGAATCGACCTTACGGACATTCCCATTGATAAGCCGATCTTCATCATATCTTTACCCCGCTGCGGTTCTTCCATGCTGCAGGATATTTTGTGCACACATCCCAAGCTGGCCTACACGACGAATATAATGGATATTTGCCGGTCGGCTCCGTGCGCTGCCGATCATTTAAGGCGAAAATTCGGGCTGAACATTAGCGGCGAGCGCTTTCTTAAAGATAGTGTTATCGTTGACGGCGGCACACCCGCCGACCCGGTGGCGACCTGGGCCGATTTATTCGGGGAAGACTATTTTGAAATAAGCGACCGCCAACCTGATATCGACCACCTCAATACGGAACGGAGGGAAGCGATCAAAACTACCATACGCCAGGCGATCTGGTGCCACGGTAGCGCAGGGAGACGCTTCTTTTGTAAGACACCGATGCTCCTGCCCTACCTCGGAGTCCTCAATGCACTCTTTCCGGATGCCAAATTCATCCATCTGATCCGGGATCCCAGACAGGGGGCCAACTCGATGCGGAAGGTTTACCGCATCAGTAACGAGAGGCTCAAGGAAATCCGCTCCCGCCAGGGTCGCCCGCTTCCAGAAGAGCCTTTTATCCCCTACCCGCGGCTGCCGAGAATAAAGGAGTATCTTGAACGCTACGGTGCTGACGACATACGGACCACGGCTTCACTATGGAACGAGGCCATCGATGTCGTCGACCGCTACCGCCCCGATGTCAGGCACTTGCTGGAGGTCCGCTACGAAGATATTCTGGAGAATCCCGCCGGTAAGATGGCCGAGCTCTTCGCATTCTGCGAATTGGAAGCACCCGCGAAGGACAACCTGGCCTATCAGGAGAAACTTCAAGGTATCGGTGTCGTTCACCACAAAAACCGCTATCAGGATTTCGGTACCATTACCGAGATCTGCCGTGAAAAGATGCTGCGCTACAGCTACCGCCCGGATTAA